The Thermodesulfobium sp. 4217-1 genome includes a region encoding these proteins:
- a CDS encoding MerR family transcriptional regulator: MENYINLEQISKESNIAESTIRRYISKFEFLFDINNEGRPKRYNKSCIPYLIKINEMYKSGLTTEEIKKSFNDESEPQDHAINLERNLIDKKGDLDDFDNSKDKNSLLLKQISILEEIKNSIKILDDVDMLKKDLYKKEIEIVNLKKENFELKQNLNRLEEKINSYEKDLNKLKKESDNTLMELFNNLKLEQQTEVQKSWWGKIFPK; the protein is encoded by the coding sequence ATGGAAAATTATATTAACTTAGAACAAATTTCAAAAGAATCTAATATTGCTGAGTCTACCATTAGAAGGTACATAAGCAAGTTCGAATTCCTTTTCGACATAAACAACGAAGGAAGACCGAAGCGTTATAACAAAAGCTGTATTCCTTATCTTATTAAAATTAACGAGATGTACAAAAGTGGTCTTACTACCGAAGAAATTAAGAAATCATTTAACGATGAAAGCGAACCTCAAGATCATGCTATAAATCTTGAGCGGAATTTAATCGATAAAAAGGGGGATTTGGACGATTTTGACAACAGTAAAGATAAAAACTCTCTGCTGCTGAAACAGATTTCAATTCTTGAAGAGATTAAAAATAGTATAAAAATTTTAGATGATGTCGACATGCTAAAAAAAGATCTTTACAAAAAAGAAATCGAAATTGTAAACTTAAAGAAAGAAAATTTTGAGTTAAAGCAAAATTTAAATAGATTGGAAGAAAAGATAAATTCATACGAAAAAGATCTAAATAAATTGAAAAAAGAATCTGATAACACGCTCATGGAGTTATTCAACAACTTAAAACTTGAACAACAAACTGAAGTCCAGAAATCTTGGTGGGGAAAAATATTTCCCAAATAA
- a CDS encoding fumarylacetoacetate hydrolase family protein, with product MKLVKFVHNKEVKFGVVEGNEVILLEENFLNSIKKTSVKLSLSEIELLSPVSPSKFVCVGLNYRDHANEMKESLPTEPVLFLKPSTAVNHPNYPISYPPQTKNLHYEAELVVVIGKTAKDVKIEDAKDYILGYTCGNDVTARDLQKKDVQWTRAKSFDSFAPIGPWIETEIDPNSLDIKLILNGEIKQKSNTSNLIFKPDFLVSFISSVMTLLPGDVIMTGTPSGVGPMRVGDDVSVVIENIGTLPNRII from the coding sequence ATGAAGTTAGTTAAGTTTGTTCACAACAAAGAAGTAAAGTTTGGGGTAGTTGAAGGGAATGAAGTAATACTATTAGAAGAGAATTTTTTAAACTCTATTAAGAAGACCTCAGTAAAGCTAAGCCTAAGTGAAATAGAGCTTCTGTCTCCTGTCTCTCCTTCTAAATTCGTATGTGTAGGCCTAAACTATAGAGACCACGCAAATGAAATGAAAGAATCTCTTCCTACCGAACCTGTTCTATTCCTAAAACCATCTACTGCAGTCAACCATCCTAATTATCCAATTTCCTATCCGCCGCAAACAAAGAACCTGCACTATGAGGCTGAGCTCGTGGTAGTAATTGGAAAAACTGCAAAAGATGTCAAGATTGAAGATGCAAAAGATTATATATTGGGCTACACCTGTGGCAATGATGTAACCGCAAGAGACCTTCAGAAAAAGGATGTCCAGTGGACCAGAGCAAAGTCATTTGACTCATTTGCCCCAATAGGACCCTGGATAGAAACAGAAATCGATCCGAATTCCTTAGACATAAAATTAATTCTAAATGGCGAAATCAAACAAAAATCTAACACTTCCAATTTAATATTTAAACCTGATTTCTTGGTTAGCTTTATCAGTTCGGTTATGACCTTGTTGCCTGGCGATGTAATTATGACTGGCACACCCTCAGGTGTGGGACCGATGAGAGTCGGAGATGATGTAAGCGTAGTAATTGAAAATATAGGAACCCTACCAAATAGAATAATTTAA